TCCACCCACCAGGACAATCTCATCAATATCAGACTTCTTCAGGTCAGAGTCTTCCAGAACTTTCTGAACAGGCTTCATAGTGGAACGGAACAGGTCCTGCAAAGGCAAAAACCCAAGGACTGTGAGACTGTATTCCCAGCATGCCCCATTGTGCAGCCCTAGGGGTACAAAGTACAACCACTATGGAACAGAGATGCCaaactgaggcacagcctcAGCAAGGCCCAGCTCCCTGGCAAGGCAACAGCTGCCTGCTTACATAGAGTTATTTATACTCCAAAGTGCAATGTCACAGCAAGAGATGCTGCACATTCCCATGTCCCAATccagagctgaggctgtgtAACTTTACCTTTCTAAACTTACCATGTTTAGCTCCTCAAACTTGGCTCGAGTGAGTGTCTCTGAAAAATCTTCCCCTTCAAAGAAGGACTCTATTTCAATCCTGGCCTGGTGCTGAGATGACAAAGCTCGCTTGGCCTTCTCCACCTCCCGCCTCAgcttctgcacagctctgttgTCCTTCCTAACATCTTTGCCTGTTTTCTTCTTGTAGAGCTTAATGAAGTGCTCCATAACACGCTGGTCAAAGTCTTCTCCACCCAGGTGAGTGTCACCATTAGTAGCCACAACTTCAAAGACTCCATTGTCAATCGTGAGGAGGGACACATCGAAAGTTCCACCGCCCAGGTCAAATACAAGGATgttcttctctccttctctcttgtCCAGTCCATAAGCAATGGCAGCAGCTGTTCTGTACAGAGAACAGGCTGTcagagctgggggtgccagcccagcaccgccctggggcaggacagggcgAGGTACTCACGGCTCGTTGATGATCCGCATCACGTTGAGCCCCGCGATGGTGCCGGCGTCCTTGGTGGCCTGGCGCTGGGCATCGTTGAAGTAGGCTGGCACTGTGACAACAGCGTGGgtcacctgggcagggagggagggacagccTCGTTAcagaaatgacaggaaaaacCATCTGTAAATTGTACCAGCCactctgggcagtgctgggaacagGCAGCCCATCTTTAGAGATgaagagccagcagcagcttagCCCATTGAACAGGGCTGCTGAAGGGGCCTGCAACACTGACTGTGGTTTGGGATGGCAAGGTCAGTCCTGACTCAGCCCACCCTTCCTCCCATTTCCTAAAGCTGCTAATCCAAGTTGTCACCAGTGTTTTCCATGCACTTACTTTCTTCCCCAAGTAAGCCTCTGCTGTTTCCTTCATCTTTGTCAGGACCATTGCAGAAATTTCTTCAGGAGCAAAAGTTTTTGTCTGTCCACCTCCAACATCGACCTGAATATGGGGCTTGGCTTTCTTCTCAACCAcctgaggagaaaaatggatACTGTCCCATTCAGCTATTCCAGCTCTTTCCTGTGGTTCTCCCTCTCTCTGAACACCGAGCAAAACCTCTATGACAGGCATAACTTGAGTGCAGCTAACACCAGGAACTGTTGTTTACACACCAATCCTCCTGGGGGGCACTGTGAGCAGATGGCCCTTCTGACCAGAACTGCAGTTCCTCCCATCCAGCCCTCCACCTGTGCACTCGGGGCCCACCTTGAAGGGCAGGTACTTGATGTCCTGCTGCACGGAGGGGTCGTTCCAGGTGCGGCCGATGAGCCGCTTGGCATCAAACACGGTGTTCTCCGGGTTGGATGTGAGCTGGTTCTTGGCAGCATCCCCGATCAGGCGCTCCCCCTCGGGGGTGAAGGCCACATAGGACGGTGTGATGCGGTTCCCTTGGTCATTGGCGATGATTTCCACGCGCCCGTTCTTGAAGACGCCCACGCTGGGGTTGCGACTTTCTTCCCCAAGTAGGCCTCTGCTGTTTCCTTCATCTTTGTCAGGACCATTGCAGAAATTTCTTCAGGAGCAAAAGTTTTTGTCTGTCCACCTCCAACATCGACCTGAATATGGGGCTTGGCTTTCTTCTCAACCAcctgaggagaaaaatggatACTGTCCCATTCAGCTATTCCAACTCTTTCCTGTGGTTCTCCCTCTCTCTGAACACCGAGCAAAACCTCTATGACAGGCATAACTTGAGTGCAGCTAACACCAGGAACTGTTGTTTACACACCAATCCTCCTGGGGGGCACTGTGAGCAGATAGCCCTTCTGACCAGAACTGCAGTTCCTCCCATCCAGCCCTCCACCTGTGCACTCGGGGCCCACCTTGAAGGGCAGGTACTTGATGTCCTGCTGCACGGAGGGGTCGTTCCAGGTGCGGCCGATGAGCCGCTTGGCATCAAACACGGTGTTCTCCGGGTTGGATGTGAGCTGGTTCTTGGCAGCATCCCCGATCAGGCGCTCCCCCTCGGGGGTGAAGGCCACATAGGACGGTGTGATGCGGTTCCCTTGGTCATTGGCGATGATTTCCACGCGCCCGTTCTTGAAGACGCCCACGCTGGGGTTGCGGGGAGCGAACGGTCAGGCGGGGCCGCGGCCTGCACACATCTCCCCCCCACTCCCCCCGCCTccccttcagctgctccttgcgCCCTCCCGGGCCTCGCAGCCGCTTCCCCGCGCCTCCCGTGGGCCCCCAGGCCCTGCCTCCCAGAAGGGGCCCAACCCTGCCCCTCAGCCCGGCCGTTCCCCCGTGCCCGGCCCCCACGCACCAGGAGTAGGTGGTGCCCAGGTCGATGCCCACCACCGTGCCCACgtcctccttcttctcctcgTCGTCCGCCCAGACGGCGCCCAGCGCCAACAGCGTCAGCAGCAGAAGCCTCATGCCGACCGCTCACCTGCGCCCACCTACCGAGAGCCGCCGGTTACACAACGGAGGcgccacggggggggggggggggggggggggggggggggggggggggggggggggggggggggggggggggggggggggggggggggggggggggggggggggggggggggggggggggggggggggggggggggggggggggggggggggggggggggggggggggggggggggggggggggggggggggggggggggggggggggggggggggggggggggggggggggggggggggggggggggggggggggggggggggggggggggggggggggggggggggggggggggggggggggggggggggggggggggggggggggggggggggggggggggggggggggggggggggggggggggggggggggggggggggggggggggggggggggggggggggggtggctgccGCGCCCTCGCTGGAGCCTCTCCATTGGCCGGCGGCTACCAAGCTGGCCTCCCGCGATTGGCGAGAGCCGCGCGACCGCTCCGCCGTGCCCGGCGCGCCCCCCTCGCGCCGCCCCATTGGTTCCACCCGCCGTCCGTGGCCACAGAGAAGCGTGAGCCAAGCGGAGCGTCCCCATTGGTTGGGCGGGACCAAGGCCGCGGGGTGGGGGGGGCACTTCTGGAAGTTTCCATGGTTACCGGTGGGGGGGAATAACCCGCCGGTGGAGTGGGGGCGCCGCTGCTCCCGGGGGCACCGGGGGTACGGCCGGTACCGGGGCACTGCGGGAGGGAGGTGCGGGCAGGTTGGAGCCGGCCCGGCATCATGGCCGGGCCATGCGGGGTCTCCGGGCAGAGCCCCGTCCCTCCCCCGCCGGGGATGAGGGGACACGTGTGTGCCCAGCGCCCTGAGGCGACACCGGGACCCGTCCCACCAGCAGGTCGCGAGGTCCCGCcatgtggggggggggggggggggggggggggggggggggggggggggggggggggggggggggggggggggggggggggggggggggggggggggggggggggggggggggggggggggggggggggggggggggggggggggggggggggggggggggggggggggggggggggggggggggggggggggggggggggggggggggggggggggggggggggggggggggggggggggggggggggggggggggggggggggggggggggggggggggggggggggggggggggggggggggggggggggggggggggggggggggggggggggggggggggggggggggggggggggggggggggggggggggggggggggggggggggggggggggggggggggggggggggggggggggggggggggggggggggggggggggggggggggggggggggggggggggggggggggggggggggggggggggggggggggggggggggggggggggggggggggggggggggggggggggggggggggggggggggggggggggggggggggggggggggggggggggggggggggggggggggggggggggggggggggggggggggggggggggggggggggggggggggggggggggggggggggggggggggggggggggggggggggggggggggggggggggggggggggggggggggggggggggggggggggggggggggggggggggggggggggggggggggggggggggggggggggggggggggggggggggggggggggggggggggggggggggggggggggggggggggggggggggggggggggggggggggggggggggggggggggggggggggggggggggggggggggggggggggggggggggggggggggggggggggggggggggggggggggggggggggggggggggggggggggggggggggggggggggggggggggggggggggggggggggggggggggggggggggggggggggggggggggggggggggggggggggggggggggggggggggggggggggggggggggggggggggggggggggggggggggggggggggggggggggggggggggggggggggggggggggggggggggggggggggggggggggggggggggggggggggggggggggggggggggggggggggggggggggggggggggggggggggggggggggggggggggggggggggggggggggggggggggggggggggggggggggggggggggggggggggggggggcgcgccTCCGGGAGCCGCTCGCTGCCCGCCCTGCCGCGTCTCCTTCGTGGCTTTTGTGTCGTGCCGGTTTAAAACTTGAAACTTGACGAGTGCGGTGACTTCCCTTTTCGGTTACTCACAGACCCCTAACGCTGCAGAACTCGATCCAGGCAGtaccaggctttttttttttcttgcaaagtCATGATACCGCGCTCCTGAGAGCTGTTGGGATGGAGCTCTCGGAGCGAGCATGTGACGCTACTCTTACTGATAGGTAAAGTGCTATTTTGGTGGCCGATGCAGTTGACTCACGAGTAGAACCTGCAATTTGAAGAGGATGGAGGGGAAGTGGCACGGGCAgtatgtgaaatgtgaaatccTCTGTAAAAGCAGCAGGATGGTGGCTTCAGGAAACGCTTTTCAACTGCTGCTGCCGGCGAGGAGGttccaaaatatttaagatGTTCCACACACGGGTTTTGATGTGAGGTTTGTCAGATCATGGAGAATATACTCTCCTCGGTAGCAGCTGCCCTTCCTGGTGGATCAGAagggagctgctctcaggagaaCGGGCTGGGAACAGGTTGGTTTTGTCAGTTTGAGCAGCTTCAAGTTCTGCACTTGTTCTGACTAAAAGTTTATTAGTGTGACCCTCACCTAAAGGGAGCTCCACTTTCTAGCACCACAAGCAACTGGAATCGATTTTAGCTTAATTATGTGCTTTTGTTGATTTTATGCAACATGGCAATGCCATAATAGATAATTTTAGTAGCCAACTgatgctgtgctttgctggtgAGTTTATTATGGGGCACGAGAAACGAGGTGCTCCTTGCAGGTGGATGGACAGTATGTCCAGggctggctgagagcagcctcTGGGCAGAAACAAACGTGAGGGATGAGTTGCTTATTAATGTCCATTAGACAGTGGACCTGCATTTTGTGTGTCACACAAATGACAGTGTGTTTGAGCTGCTGGGTGTTGTAACATGAGGGCTCAGCAGTGAATGTGTTTGAGCTGGTGGGTGTTGTAACATGAGGGCTCAGCAGTGAACCCTAGGTCCCGGTGAGCCATCCTACTGCAAAAAGAGCTCTTCTAGCTCAGCTATGGGAGACAGGCAGTTAGCTTGTGTAAAGAAATAAGGGTTGAATAAGGCTTGTGTAAAGGGATAAGGCTTGTGAGAGGCTACTGTAAATACTAGTGAGGAAAGAGGTGCTTCATCAGGGCTGCATTAGCTTGGGAGCCATTCAGGTTTGCTTAGGAGTTATTTTTCACAGGATGGAGTGACTttgccttgccctgccctgcctaCCTTAGATGTGCCCAAACTTGCTCTGGAAGTTGAGTCTTGCGTAGTGAGACTCAGGAGGAGCAAGTAACCCTGAGCAGGAAACAcgggaggaggaagaaggatCTGATGACCAGCAGTATTCACCActttatttaatctcttttctgtcaactgaatcacagaaatgtGCAACAGAGATGTGGCTTGTTCTTGTATGTCACTGAACAAACCCACAGACTTAGCAAGGTGGAGTTGAGCACCTGAAAATTCAATGTCATGTTTTCCGGGACCTTTAAGAGTGAGAATCAATCCTGTGTTCATCAAAGGATAAACTGCCTTGGGTTCTGAACAAATGTGTGCTGCCAGCAAGGCAAGGCTTCTCGGATGCTGTCAGGTCATGCAGCCTTTGTTGTTGATATGTGGAGCATCATGAAGGGAAATTGTTTGAGTTGTTGAGCTAAGATGCTCTTGCTGTGTCACAGTTACTTGTAGGTTCCTGAGTAGTCTTGAAATAACtgacagaaaatggaaatgttttcatatCAACACAAAATTTCAAGATTGAAAAGTAAtctgcacacagcacagtcTTAAATGTCTGCTGTTCCTTCAGCCACAGCAGGCTGTTGGATATCTAAATATCCTAAAGTGACTCCTTTATACAGCTGTGTACAGATATCTGCTATTCCAGGCATGTGCACGGTAGTCATAAACCAGGTTGTTGGATAATTACCAACACCTTTTTGTTTATGAGCAGCTGATAAGGTAATCAGACAAACCAGGTTCTGGAACAgcagaggctctgctctggagctgttcTGTGTCACTGAATGGTGGCTGTGGCCAAGTGCTGCAGAGTGAACCTTGTGGAGCCCGGTCAGAGCATGCAGCCACTGTCTTTTTGTACTGTTGCAAAGGGAAGAGGTTTTGGGGAGGAGCAGTGAGTGTCAGGTAGGTGTATTAGTGGTACAATAGTTTCTTCTTTCAGGACAAGCTGTGTTGGTAGTACGAGTATCTGAAGAGAGGAATAGCAGGTGCATCTTGCCTaactgggttttttgggttttcttcacTGAGCCTTGCTGAAGTGTATTAAACTGCTGCTTTACATCTCTGGTGTTCTCAGGTGTCTGCCAGAGGTGAAGACAGAGTTGTTCGTGCTCCTGCTTGCTGTGCATGTGTGGCTTCAGAAtacttcatttaaaaactgGTGGAAGGCAGTGCTGAGGTGTTCctctccacagagctgcctctcaGCAACAATCCTTGCAGTCAAGCCACTTGGATTTTTATGGAGTCTACCAagctggggaagctgctgaTCCCATTTCTTTGTACATAGGGTGAAAGCTGCTGTCATGCAGTTGTCTTCCTGTGGATTGACAGGAAAATCCTGTGGATTTTCACAGTTCTTGACAAAGCAGTGGTGCACAGTAACCTGCTGTGGCTCAGTTCTGGATCAATTCCCCTCTTGCTTTCGTTATTTCTGGTgttctgcagcagaggcagataAGACACACACGTGGGTAGTGGCCAACTGATGGGATGTTATCAGGTAGTCACAGGACCAGTATATTTAGCAGCACAGATGCAGCTAAGGGTGCTCTTTGGAGCCTTGTTTTGGGCCTGGAGTTCAGAGAGGCAAttagtttaaaaggaaaaatcagaatgCACAGCAGTTGGCAACTTCCCACAGCTTCCCAGGGCCTCAGTGTCTGTGGAAGGGCTGAGATGCTCTTCATGAGGAGGTGCCCAAGTTGTTCCTCTGTTGGGTGGTCACCTCACTTTCCAAGTAGGGGTGAGGTTTCTGCTGTCAGTTTTTTTTCAGGTGGCACCACAAATGGTACAGTGCAGGAGTCTGACCTCTTTTTGCTGGACAGGTGGATTAATGCATGTGTAACAGGACTCTGGACTGTGGGGGAGTCTTGTTTGCTTCCTGAATATTAACTTGGTATATTGAATTTgagtatttcttcttttttcattgtCCCTAGTTCCAGAAAAGGTTACCAGCAATATAACTGCTGTTTTGATGAGCATACCTTACCACAAAAAGTCTCTTGTTTCCAGGACACTGTTGTCTCTTTTGCTGATGGGACTTTTGGTGCTTGGTCTGACTCGTgggcagaggagaaaggagcagagcaTCTTCCTCAGAGGCTTCTTAGGGAGCTTTACCCATCCCTGATGCTGGAAACATCTTCtctagtgaaaaaaaacccagaaaaagaCCCTGAGTGAAACTGAGAGACATCACTTTTAAGTGTAAGAAACACCTCAGGAGATGTTTAATCAGCTTCTCTACTCTTAAATGGGTTTGTAACCAGTGACACAAAAATAGAGACTTGTTTGGAATCTGGCAAAACAAAGGCATAGGGCTGtaggcagaggcagcaggctgTTCCTAGGTGTACTCCATGGGgtctcccctcccttcccaaactCCCCAAGCAAGAGATCCACCTGTCCAGGAAAGTGGAGACTGTAGATTGACAACTGTAAGTGGAAAATGCCATCTAGAACTGCTGAGGCTTGATAAGTATGAGCAGCTCttgagcacagccctgcagtgggaagCTCTGAaaaggcaggaggcagctctgcagctcttgtTTGTATGTGTTTTTATGGattcaacttctttttcttggcTAGTAGCAGTAGCTCACAGCCTAAAAACTAGTTACTACTGTGTTTGCAGGCAGTAGCAAATTTACtgctgggttggtttttttctgcaaactCATAAATTCTgagactaaaaataaatttggtgCAAGAAGTTGTTATTTGTTTCACAAAGAACTTTGGCAGTAACAGCAATGTTTCTTCTTCTAATCATTTCTCTGAGACTGTCCTAGTTAAAAACATCTGAATTAGCACATCCTTCAAGTTCCTGTCgtaatttaatttttggatGCATCAGCTGTAGCCTCTGGTTAGGGTTGCTGAGTTTGGTTTGGGGTCTTTTTGAGTTTGAGGTTTCTTTTAAGGAGCTTTATACCCAGTTTCCTGTGTTTGCTAGGAATGGCCTTTAAACCTTCAGGAGTAATgaaattgccattttttaatgcattgtGACAGCTTCTCTGTTCATGTCTGCCTGGCTTCTGGTTGAGAGGTTAAAACTATAGATGAAAAGACTTAATTACACAAGGAGCAGTGACGGTTGTCAGTGGACCTGGGTGTCAGGCTgcaaaaacccaacaaatgGGAAACCTGTGCATAATTAGGGAGCTAATCTGTATTCTTCAGTGAGGATCACCTCttgctctgctgagcagtgaaATACAGGTCTTTAAAACACGAGCAGGGGAGAGCACTGGGCCAGCACGTGATATTCTAGCACATTATTTGTGGTTTCTCAAGCATGGTCTAAATGAGTTTGTGAAGCAGGGCTTGTCCAGAGTCACTGCAGGTTGTGGGAAgtaagtttttattttggctGTAGTATTGCTTTGAAGGGCTCCTCACAAGAGCCCTCTGGCATCTCCATTACTGATACACGTGACAGGGATATTATGATCTGTACAGATCATATCTGTATCAAACCCTTGTCCTTCCCAAATTAGCTGGTGTGGCTGTTAGTTGTGGTGGGGAGGGCATAAAGCAGTTAACCATCAATTAATTCCATGATCTGCATGATTGTACCCCTTCCTTTGTCAGTATTAATGCActtgatggggttttttcctccccaaaaggtaatttttagatgaatttcttcctggaaCGTATCTTGTTTGGTGCAGTACTCTGCTGAGATGTTTTGTAGTTGTGAAGTTAAAACTTATCTTACATTCATACAGAATAGTAGTTTGTGTAGATTTTAGCCCCTGATGTGCTATGAAAGCCTATggttgtttcagtttttctctctaTAAAAGAACACTTTTGGATCATGGCCCaaataaatattcttctgaattgaaatatttgaggaatttttttctgaatgaattCTACTATTGAGCAAAGTCTCTAAACTTATTTCTAACTACTGCCTTATCTGGGTATTGATACTCCTTGGTTTGTGGcttggtggatttttttcttaactagTAATATTGGGGGGttttttagcagaaaagaaCAGCATTGGGAGCTTGATGCTTCTGGTGCATGGGTGAGAAAGGTCACAGGCCAGAGGTTGCAGCAGTTGGGTAGTGCTGGGTTCTGTGGCTGGGCTTTAGGATGGAGGAGTTCCCCAGACAGTGAGTGGGAATGGGGGCTGGTCTTCATCTCCCTGAACTTGTGTTacctgagctgtccccagggccacaTGTCCCCAGGTAAAGGCCAGGTTCCCACCTCGTGTACCTGAGGTGTgctcaggggctgtggcagggctgtgctcctgttcctgctcagCAGGGCAAGCTGAGAGTGCCAGCTGCTtctgtgccagtgtccctgACATGTGACTCAGAGTGGAGCTGGCACTCGGGAAGCCTTGCATTAGGGGAGAGTGGCTGGGGGCagatggggatttggggaggggcacagcagccttccctgccctgctggccacccGCGGGGCAGGCAGGACTCgttccctctgtgctggggctgagctgctgtgtgtgccaggggtgctgtgctgtgtgtgccaggggtgctgtgctgacccctgtgctgtgctgtgtgtgccaggggtgctgtgctgacccctgtgctgtgctgtgtgtgccaggggtgctgtgctgacccctgtgctgtgctgtgtgtgccaggggtgctgtgctgacccctgtgctgtgctgtgtgtgccaggggtgctgtgctgacccctgtgctgtgctgtgtgtgccaggggtgctgtgctgacccctgtgctgtgctgtgtgtgccaggggtgctgtgctgacccctgtgctgtgctgtgtgtgccaggggtgctgtgctgacccctgtgctgtgctgtgtgtgccaggggtgctgtgctgacccctgtgctgtgctgtgtgtgccaggggtgctgtgctgacccctgtgctgtgctgtgtgtgccaggggtgctgtgctgacccctgtgctgtgctgtgtgtgccaggggtgctgtgctgacccctgtgctgtgctgtgtgtgccaggggtgctgtgctgacccctgtgctgtgctgtgtgtgccaggggtgctgtgctgacccctgtgctgtgctgtgtgtgccaggggtgctgtgctgacccctgtgctgtgctgtgtgtgccaggggtgctgtgctgacccctgtgctgtgctgtgtgtgccaggggtgctgtgctgacccctgtgctgtgctgtgtgtgccaggggtgctgtgctgacccctgtgctgtgctgtgtgtgccaggggtgctgtgctgacccctgtgctgtgctgtgtgtgccaggggtgctgtgctgacccctgtgctgtgctgtgtgtgccaggggtgctgtgctgacccctgtgctgtgctgtgtgtgccaggggtgctgtgctgacccctgtgctgtgctgtgtgtgccaggggtgctgtgctgacccctgtgctgtgctgtgtgtgccaggggtgctgtgctgacccctgtgctgtgctgtgtgtgccaggggtgctgtgctgacccctgtgctgtgctgtgtgtgccaggggtgctgtgctgacccctgtgctgtgctgtgtgtgccaggggtgctgtgctgacccctgtgctgtgctgtgtgtgccaggggtgctgtgctgacccctgtgctgtgctgtgtgtgccaggggtgctgtgctgacccctgtgctgtgctgtgtgtgccaggggtgctgtgctgaccccaGCTGTGTTCTGTATGTgcaggggtgctgtgctgacctctgtgctgtgctgagctgaccccagctgggttctctgtgtgcagggctgctgtgctgtgctcactccagctgtgctgtgctgtgctgacccctgtgctgtgctgtgtgtgccaggggtgctgtgctgacccctgcgctgtgctgtgtgtgccaggggtgctatgctg
This sequence is a window from Ficedula albicollis isolate OC2 chromosome 17, FicAlb1.5, whole genome shotgun sequence. Protein-coding genes within it:
- the HSPA5 gene encoding 78 kDa glucose-regulated protein; this translates as MRLLLLTLLALGAVWADDEEKKEDVGTVVGIDLGTTYSCVGVFKNGRVEIIANDQGNRITPSYVAFTPEGERLIGDAAKNQLTSNPENTVFDAKRLIGRTWNDPSVQQDIKYLPFKVVEKKAKPHIQVDVGGGQTKTFAPEEISAMVLTKMKETAEAYLGKKVTHAVVTVPAYFNDAQRQATKDAGTIAGLNVMRIINEPTAAAIAYGLDKREGEKNILVFDLGGGTFDVSLLTIDNGVFEVVATNGDTHLGGEDFDQRVMEHFIKLYKKKTGKDVRKDNRAVQKLRREVEKAKRALSSQHQARIEIESFFEGEDFSETLTRAKFEELNMDLFRSTMKPVQKVLEDSDLKKSDIDEIVLVGGSTRIPKIQQLVKEFFNGKEPSRGINPDEAVAYGAAVQAGVLSGDQDTGDLVLLDVCPLTLGIETVGGVMTKLIPRNTVVPTKKSQIFSTASDNQPTVTIKVYEGERPLTKDNHLLGTFDLTGIPPAPRGVPQIEVTFEIDVNGILRVTAEDKGTGNKNKITITNDQNRLTPEEIERMVNDAEKFAEEDKKLKERIDARNELESYAYSLKNQIGDKEKLGGKLSSEDKETIEKAVEEKIEWLESHQDGDIEDFKAQKKELEEVVQPIVSKLYGSAGPPPGEEEAAEKDEL